In the genome of Chryseobacterium oryzae, one region contains:
- a CDS encoding IS1595 family transposase has product MDIFSFTAHFGTEEDCRIHFKEQRDKIGVSCKCGHQEHFWIKSIWSYECKKCRKRISLKSGTIMQNSNLSFLIWYKTMFLMSVTKKGFSSKEIQKQLGLKRYEPVWAMVHKLRKAMGTRDEKYTLEGMIEFDEGYFTVESSEIEQEKGIRGRGAVGKQNVAVMAESTPLENMETGEKSKSYRYFKAKVLETHLSLEINETIKESIDNQSIVFTDKSTSYVDISDFVELHITEKSDKETTSETLRWVHITISNAKRNLLGNYHKIKRKYLQLYLNEFIYKLNRRYFGDQLFERLIIANITAV; this is encoded by the coding sequence ATGGATATATTTAGCTTTACAGCTCATTTTGGGACAGAGGAAGACTGCAGAATTCATTTTAAGGAGCAGAGAGATAAGATTGGCGTGTCTTGCAAATGTGGTCATCAAGAACATTTCTGGATTAAAAGTATTTGGAGCTACGAATGCAAAAAGTGCCGTAAAAGGATTTCTCTGAAAAGCGGCACCATTATGCAGAACTCTAACCTTTCATTTTTAATTTGGTATAAAACCATGTTCTTAATGAGCGTTACAAAAAAAGGATTTTCGTCTAAAGAAATTCAGAAACAATTGGGATTGAAACGCTATGAGCCTGTTTGGGCGATGGTTCATAAACTAAGAAAAGCAATGGGAACACGTGATGAAAAATATACTTTGGAAGGAATGATTGAGTTTGATGAAGGCTATTTTACAGTAGAATCCAGTGAGATTGAGCAAGAAAAAGGAATTCGTGGCAGAGGTGCAGTGGGTAAACAAAATGTTGCCGTGATGGCCGAGTCTACGCCTTTGGAAAACATGGAGACTGGTGAAAAATCAAAATCCTACAGATACTTTAAAGCTAAAGTTTTAGAAACGCATCTTTCCTTGGAAATCAATGAAACCATTAAGGAATCGATTGACAACCAGAGTATTGTTTTCACTGATAAAAGTACTTCATACGTTGATATCTCTGATTTTGTTGAGCTTCATATCACAGAGAAATCGGACAAAGAAACTACCAGTGAAACTTTAAGATGGGTTCATATTACCATCAGTAATGCAAAACGAAATTTATTGGGAAATTATCATAAAATCAAAAGAAAGTATCTTCAATTGTATTTAAATGAGTTCATTTACAAACTAAATCGTAGATATTTCGGCGACCAACTCTTCGAAAGGCTCATTATTGCTAACATTACAGCGGTATGA
- a CDS encoding DUF11 domain-containing protein, which produces MCNTFLFADGSKDLYPNGKLGYRAYLRSSIVKDSERWPFPTTGTHYVYAKEGERITLASSAQLGTGPSAIQLYSPSGALVVDDASANGQIPNREQEKNGPKRFNENSSTKYTPIYYLVPQGGTGIYRVEFLARGTAIPSTTILADAAWTQDSTAGIFAWDISVLNTTNTAFISGRVYANLLNLSNGNGNPNTNGFRGIVYGLTDDGFTYRINNNGNNGLYFSFFINNNGFTNSNGVSVYKSLNKTDLTASDVHNPLSADISNSTNQQITHKIFYTLPDPNLPETSIGAVPGNSTWLKKVPIVPVVTQLNTTGVEGTQGQISSKGGYIKFNSNRPAKYTIVIKSSTTPAAFTERILLGFANANANSILWDGKDGAGQSLPAGTHQAQISVQLQGAEVHFPYIDMEYNQNGTIIELLNKDNLSQVESNIVYWNDTDIQTVTNGSMSSPINNSHLPPINSSGANSTVNGHIWGVNGTGTGGQFGDLRSIDTWAFVKGPMSTQPLPIVTQISDMKISQVVADKTAVVPGDVVTFYVKAKNDGPSAVTGAKFTFIHPVGFNSQSVMFEGKGCGSESVAVTYNAATRTYSSSLNLPNGCEIGYTIKLVASNTVATGNQNFRAGILRPNDVTDPDATNPDPAVPPTDAQDECTNNGIGGNCNNIRSLNLSYTAAAVCTEQVGGETFTATDGSPKTFVQPATNNGFVFDIYSLDNSFNMRINGVNIASSEIEFQSNGTPAPGINIRFADGDQYEINTPLIYNYSGTASAPLIKVVISPTGAISMYGSKTAGGALFPLELFNGNSFNTIPWNASSSNTIVITQNVVQTTNITGRGYGQNIVPCACYNLPNTSTVGISAQHGITLLNRAGASNGNWPMVRTGAHTVLESNTKGLVITRVPTAGLSAITQPVDGMMVYDTTAKCLKIYTVDTAVPANTGWSCFSTPSCP; this is translated from the coding sequence ATGTGCAATACATTTTTGTTTGCAGATGGTTCCAAGGACCTTTATCCAAATGGTAAGCTGGGGTATCGTGCTTATCTGCGTTCAAGTATAGTAAAGGATTCTGAACGATGGCCTTTTCCTACGACAGGTACGCACTATGTTTATGCAAAGGAAGGGGAGCGTATTACTTTGGCTTCCAGTGCTCAGTTAGGGACAGGCCCATCAGCCATCCAGCTTTACAGCCCTTCTGGAGCTCTCGTTGTTGACGATGCTTCTGCTAACGGTCAGATTCCTAATAGAGAACAGGAAAAAAATGGTCCAAAACGATTTAATGAAAATTCATCAACTAAATACACCCCCATTTATTATTTGGTTCCGCAAGGAGGCACGGGTATTTATCGCGTGGAATTTTTAGCACGCGGTACAGCAATTCCAAGTACTACAATTTTAGCAGATGCCGCTTGGACACAAGATTCCACTGCTGGTATCTTTGCATGGGACATATCGGTGCTTAATACAACCAATACAGCTTTTATAAGTGGACGTGTTTATGCCAATCTTCTTAATCTATCTAACGGAAACGGCAACCCAAATACCAATGGTTTTCGTGGTATCGTTTATGGATTAACTGATGATGGATTTACTTATCGAATTAATAACAATGGTAATAACGGACTGTATTTTTCTTTTTTTATCAATAATAATGGTTTTACGAATTCTAACGGAGTTTCGGTTTACAAAAGTTTGAATAAAACCGATTTGACGGCAAGCGACGTTCATAATCCGTTATCTGCGGATATATCAAATTCAACGAACCAGCAAATAACGCACAAAATATTTTATACCCTTCCTGATCCGAATCTACCGGAGACAAGCATTGGCGCAGTACCAGGAAATAGCACATGGCTAAAAAAAGTACCTATAGTTCCTGTGGTCACGCAATTAAACACAACAGGAGTTGAAGGTACTCAGGGACAGATTAGCTCGAAGGGTGGGTATATTAAGTTTAATTCCAATAGACCTGCAAAATATACGATTGTCATAAAAAGCAGCACCACGCCCGCAGCTTTTACGGAAAGGATTTTACTGGGTTTTGCTAATGCTAACGCCAATAGTATTTTGTGGGATGGAAAAGATGGAGCAGGTCAGTCATTACCAGCCGGTACGCATCAAGCGCAAATCTCGGTACAGCTTCAGGGAGCAGAAGTTCATTTTCCGTATATTGATATGGAGTACAACCAAAACGGAACGATCATCGAATTGCTTAATAAAGATAATCTTTCTCAGGTAGAATCGAATATAGTTTATTGGAATGATACAGATATTCAAACCGTTACAAATGGAAGTATGTCTTCTCCAATCAACAATTCCCACCTTCCACCAATAAATAGTTCAGGAGCTAATAGTACTGTAAATGGTCATATATGGGGAGTAAATGGTACAGGAACTGGAGGCCAGTTTGGAGATCTTAGATCTATAGATACATGGGCTTTTGTAAAAGGACCTATGTCAACGCAGCCTTTACCGATTGTAACGCAGATTTCAGATATGAAAATTTCTCAGGTAGTAGCAGATAAGACTGCTGTTGTTCCGGGAGATGTTGTAACATTTTATGTAAAGGCAAAAAATGACGGACCCAGTGCAGTTACAGGTGCAAAATTTACTTTTATCCATCCCGTTGGTTTTAATTCACAGTCAGTTATGTTTGAGGGGAAAGGTTGCGGAAGCGAGTCAGTTGCAGTGACCTATAATGCAGCTACAAGAACTTATTCCTCATCACTTAATTTACCTAATGGTTGCGAAATCGGGTATACGATTAAATTGGTAGCTTCCAATACGGTAGCGACTGGAAACCAGAATTTCAGAGCCGGTATTTTAAGACCTAATGATGTTACAGATCCTGACGCTACGAATCCTGACCCGGCAGTTCCACCTACTGATGCACAGGATGAGTGCACCAACAATGGTATTGGAGGAAATTGTAACAACATTAGAAGCCTAAATCTGTCTTATACTGCCGCTGCAGTTTGTACGGAGCAGGTAGGAGGTGAAACATTTACCGCTACAGATGGCTCTCCCAAGACTTTTGTCCAGCCCGCTACAAATAATGGGTTTGTTTTTGATATTTATTCTCTTGATAATTCATTCAATATGCGTATTAATGGAGTGAATATTGCATCATCAGAGATTGAGTTTCAATCGAATGGCACTCCTGCTCCAGGTATTAATATACGTTTTGCTGATGGTGACCAATATGAAATTAATACCCCCTTAATATATAATTATTCGGGAACAGCTTCTGCACCGCTTATTAAAGTAGTTATTAGTCCGACCGGCGCAATATCAATGTATGGGAGTAAGACAGCAGGCGGAGCCCTTTTCCCGCTGGAGCTTTTCAATGGTAACTCATTCAACACAATACCTTGGAATGCATCTTCAAGTAACACCATTGTCATTACACAAAATGTTGTTCAAACGACAAATATCACCGGTAGAGGGTATGGACAAAATATTGTTCCTTGCGCATGTTATAATCTACCCAATACAAGTACTGTCGGGATTTCAGCACAACATGGTATAACTCTTCTTAATAGAGCGGGTGCTTCCAATGGCAATTGGCCAATGGTAAGAACCGGTGCTCACACGGTTTTAGAATCAAACACAAAAGGTCTAGTAATTACACGAGTTCCAACGGCAGGTCTTTCAGCTATTACACAACCGGTAGATGGGATGATGGTGTATGATACTACTGCTAAATGTCTGAAGATTTATACAGTAGATACTGCTGTTCCTGCTAATACAGGATGGTCTTGTTTTTCTACACCGTCGTGCCCATAG
- a CDS encoding helix-turn-helix domain-containing protein — MQKFSNVDQSLFIAAAHNSIESLLLDAHFHTNKNKSDTPVKTINFSFNKFKVLLQKDFKKSKKVSYYADLMFMSPRRLTEICEQVCNKSAKQIIIDKIKFECEKEIKFTELSFSEIGYKLGFNDEGNFTNFVKKHLGKKPSEIRNTKVDCFFKV; from the coding sequence TTGCAAAAATTCTCAAATGTCGATCAGTCATTATTTATTGCTGCAGCACATAATTCCATTGAATCGCTTTTATTGGATGCACATTTCCATACGAATAAGAACAAGTCGGATACGCCTGTTAAGACTATCAATTTTTCTTTCAATAAATTTAAAGTACTTCTTCAAAAAGATTTTAAAAAATCTAAAAAGGTGTCATACTATGCTGATTTAATGTTCATGTCACCAAGACGGCTTACAGAAATATGCGAGCAGGTTTGTAATAAGTCAGCAAAACAAATAATTATTGATAAAATTAAATTTGAATGTGAAAAAGAAATTAAGTTTACAGAGTTAAGCTTTTCGGAAATAGGCTACAAACTGGGTTTCAATGATGAAGGTAATTTTACCAATTTTGTCAAAAAACATTTGGGTAAAAAACCATCTGAAATTAGAAATACAAAAGTTGATTGTTTTTTTAAGGTTTGA
- a CDS encoding helix-turn-helix domain-containing protein: MCGYLRETNSVESDVEFIIILTTQQIASITGLRVETVIRTIKKLQAANVLAIFKGKIVLSNTQ; this comes from the coding sequence TTGTGCGGTTACCTGCGGGAGACAAACTCTGTAGAGTCAGATGTAGAATTTATCATAATTCTTACCACGCAGCAAATAGCATCGATAACAGGTCTTCGTGTTGAAACTGTGATCAGAACAATAAAAAAACTACAAGCTGCTAATGTATTAGCTATCTTTAAGGGTAAAATAGTTTTGTCAAATACTCAGTAA